A window from Candidatus Methylomirabilota bacterium encodes these proteins:
- a CDS encoding MaoC/PaaZ C-terminal domain-containing protein, translated as MTLSASMVGSKAGPYAHDIDARWLMAYAAALEETAPEYFDTTRPEGLVAHPLFSVCYEWPLAVEMRATLTSEEMAARSVHATHDLVIHRPVKVGDRLETTATVTLIEPRSPGAYQVTRFETIDQRGEPVTTTEYGSIYRGISVDPHPGPLPRAGGKPDETVTVRDRDAKASLSPQGRGPKFEPRRSRGAADEESGEARAEIMEGWSTKVSINAGLAHVYTECARIWNPIHTDRAVAMGAGLPDIILHGTATLALAVTQVLRREPAEVARRVRRIACRFTGMVRLPSAITVQSLGETTGRASRVIAFQALTEDGRPAVSKGLIEIGD; from the coding sequence TTGACCCTCTCGGCGAGCATGGTGGGCAGCAAGGCGGGACCGTACGCTCATGACATCGACGCGCGCTGGCTCATGGCCTATGCCGCCGCGCTCGAGGAGACGGCCCCGGAGTATTTCGACACCACGCGGCCCGAGGGACTGGTGGCGCATCCGCTCTTCTCCGTGTGCTACGAGTGGCCGCTGGCCGTGGAGATGCGGGCCACGCTGACCTCGGAAGAGATGGCGGCGCGAAGCGTGCACGCCACCCACGACCTCGTCATCCACCGCCCCGTGAAGGTGGGAGATCGGCTGGAGACGACCGCGACGGTGACCCTGATCGAGCCGCGAAGCCCCGGCGCCTACCAGGTCACGCGCTTCGAGACGATCGACCAGCGCGGCGAGCCGGTCACCACCACCGAGTACGGCAGCATCTATCGCGGGATATCTGTCGATCCTCACCCCGGCCCTCTCCCAAGAGCGGGAGGGAAGCCAGACGAGACCGTCACCGTGCGAGACAGGGATGCAAAAGCATCCCTCTCCCCTCAGGGGAGAGGGCCGAAGTTCGAGCCGAGACGCTCCCGAGGAGCGGCAGATGAGGAGAGCGGCGAGGCGAGGGCTGAGATAATGGAGGGGTGGTCTACCAAGGTCTCCATAAACGCCGGTCTCGCCCACGTGTACACGGAATGCGCGCGCATCTGGAATCCCATCCACACGGATCGCGCCGTCGCCATGGGCGCCGGGTTGCCTGATATCATCCTGCACGGAACCGCCACCCTCGCCCTCGCCGTCACGCAGGTGCTTCGGCGCGAGCCGGCCGAGGTCGCCCGTCGGGTGCGCCGCATCGCGTGCCGCTTCACCGGCATGGTGCGCCTGCCCTCGGCGATCACGGTGCAGAGTCTGGGCGAGACGACAGGGAGAGCGAGCCGCGTGATCGCCTTCCAGGCCCTGACGGAGGACGGCCGTCCTGCCGTGAGCAAGGGCCTCATCGAGATCGGAGATTGA
- a CDS encoding ASKHA domain-containing protein codes for MATVALTLLPAGRTLDVEAGTSILKAAHAAGVDIEATCGGRGRCTSCRVKLVAGAIPPPAIMDEVQLGDALVREGYRLSCQCRVADALTVQVSPPVDDQTFQILGGERPEGAPMPVRIEAGIVKAVVRVTVPSEEHHQTSDLEAVLDATGRTPEDCAPEVLKTLPQALREHGGEVTVATFGSRILSIEAGDTHLHKFGLAIDIGTTSVVSTLLELESGEQMASVSSLNPQAVFGGDLMSRIAFAQFDAGNLRKLQTRIIGLLNQHVEALVRDSGVPAKWIYKVTIVGNTCMHHMLLGIDPSHLGLAPYAPVMRHPLVLSARELFLKVNPEARVCFLPIVAGFVGADAVAVALATRIDETPEIRIAVDIGTNGEVLLGSRDHLWACSAPAGPALEGAQIRHGMRAAMGAIDRVALAGGDLLLHTIGEAAAQGICGSGLIDAIAVLLDAGVIDWTGLIDLDHLESLPPPLRARVTTRGEERMIILARPGEAGATQDILLTQDDIRQVQLCKGAIASGAAMLQHVAGVPDDKVAELMLAGGFGNYLSIRSALRIGLIPALPETKIRYVGNAAALGAQMALLSEPERHRAERIARSIEHVSLAAHPDFQDIFVDCMNFPR; via the coding sequence ATGGCGACGGTGGCGCTCACCCTCCTGCCGGCGGGGCGGACGCTCGACGTCGAGGCAGGAACGAGCATTCTCAAGGCGGCTCATGCCGCAGGCGTGGACATCGAGGCCACCTGCGGCGGGCGCGGCCGCTGCACATCCTGCCGAGTCAAGCTCGTGGCCGGCGCCATCCCGCCTCCCGCCATCATGGACGAAGTGCAGCTCGGCGACGCCCTCGTCCGCGAGGGCTATCGTCTCTCCTGCCAGTGCCGCGTCGCCGATGCCCTCACCGTGCAGGTCTCACCGCCCGTGGACGACCAAACTTTCCAGATCCTGGGGGGCGAGCGGCCCGAAGGCGCGCCCATGCCCGTGCGCATCGAGGCGGGCATCGTCAAGGCCGTGGTCCGCGTCACCGTCCCGAGCGAGGAGCATCATCAGACATCCGACCTCGAGGCGGTCCTGGACGCCACGGGCCGGACGCCGGAGGACTGCGCCCCCGAGGTGCTCAAGACCCTGCCCCAGGCGCTGCGGGAGCACGGCGGCGAGGTCACCGTGGCGACCTTCGGCTCCCGCATTCTCTCGATCGAGGCCGGCGACACCCACCTGCACAAGTTCGGTCTGGCCATCGACATCGGCACCACGAGCGTGGTCTCCACCTTGCTCGAGCTGGAGTCGGGCGAGCAGATGGCCTCCGTCTCGAGCCTCAACCCGCAGGCCGTGTTCGGCGGCGATCTCATGTCGCGCATCGCCTTCGCCCAGTTCGACGCGGGCAATCTGCGCAAGCTCCAGACGCGCATCATCGGGCTGCTCAATCAGCACGTCGAAGCGCTCGTGCGGGACTCGGGGGTGCCCGCCAAGTGGATCTACAAGGTCACCATCGTCGGCAACACGTGCATGCACCACATGCTCCTCGGCATCGATCCGTCCCATCTCGGGCTTGCTCCCTATGCCCCGGTGATGCGGCACCCCCTCGTCCTCTCCGCGCGCGAGCTCTTCCTCAAGGTCAACCCCGAGGCCCGCGTCTGCTTCCTGCCCATCGTGGCGGGCTTCGTGGGGGCCGACGCGGTGGCCGTCGCCCTCGCCACGCGCATCGACGAGACGCCGGAGATCCGCATCGCCGTCGACATCGGCACCAATGGCGAAGTGCTCCTGGGCTCCCGCGACCATCTCTGGGCCTGCTCGGCGCCCGCGGGGCCGGCCCTCGAGGGCGCGCAGATCCGCCACGGCATGCGCGCGGCCATGGGCGCCATCGACCGGGTGGCTCTGGCGGGCGGCGATCTCCTCCTTCACACCATCGGTGAAGCGGCCGCCCAGGGCATATGCGGCTCGGGACTCATCGACGCCATCGCCGTCCTCCTGGACGCCGGCGTCATCGACTGGACGGGGCTCATCGATCTCGATCACCTCGAGAGTCTGCCCCCGCCTCTGCGCGCGCGGGTGACGACACGCGGAGAGGAGCGGATGATCATCCTGGCTCGCCCCGGCGAGGCGGGGGCTACGCAGGACATCCTGCTCACCCAGGACGACATCCGGCAGGTTCAGCTCTGCAAGGGGGCCATTGCCTCGGGCGCGGCCATGCTCCAGCACGTGGCCGGCGTGCCCGATGACAAGGTGGCCGAGCTGATGCTGGCGGGCGGCTTCGGCAACTATCTCTCGATCAGGAGCGCGCTCCGCATCGGCCTCATCCCCGCCCTGCCCGAAACGAAGATCCGCTATGTCGGCAATGCGGCGGCCCTGGGAGCCCAGATGGCCCTCCTCTCCGAGCCCGAGCGGCATCGCGCCGAGCGCATCGCGCGAAGCATCGAGCACGTCTCCCTGGCCGCGCATCCCGATTTCCAGGATATCTTCGTGGACTGCATGAACTTCCCGAGATGA